The genomic interval ATAAACATCTCCACTGCCTCCCGCGTAGTTGTGCCGATTATGGGATCACCGCCTATACCTATGGCGGTGGAAATACCCAAACCGGTTTTACATACCTGGTCTGCAGCTTCGTAAGTAAGCGTACCGGATTTCGAGACAATTCCAATATTACCCGGCTTAAAAACGAATCCAGGCATAATGCCCACTTTTGCCTCATTGGGAGTAATTACTCCCGGACAATTCGGTCCGATCAGGCGGCAGTTCTTACCATTTAAATATTCCTTTGCTTTCACCATATCCTGAATGGGAATGCCTTCTGTAATACAGACAATCACCTGGATTCCTGCGTCAGCGGCTTCCATAATGGCATCAGCAGCAAAAGCCGGCGGTACAAAAATGATAGACACATTTGCACCTGCCTTCATAACGGCATCTTCAACTGTATTAAATACCGGCCTCTCAAGATGACTTTGTCCGCCCTTACCCGGGGTAACGCCGCCCACAACGGTAGTTCCGTATTCAATCATCTGCGAAGCATGAAAAGTACCTTCCTGACCTGTGAAACCTTGTACAATAACTCTTGAATCTTTATCAACCAATATGCTCATAACTCTTCTTATAAGTGTTGTTCTGTTAAACTATTATACTCTTTAAACCGATGCAATTATTTAAGCCTTATTTTCTATCTCCCGCATTTCACGAAGAAATTTAGAAGCAAATACAAAATCATTAAATTCCTGGTTGGTGCTGTGAAATACTTCGTAGCGATTCCCCTCCCAGCACTTAATTCCACGGTACAGGAATAAAATGTAATCACCAATGCCCATTACGGAATTCATATCGTGTGTGTTTACAACGGTTGTAATGGTGTATTCAACCGTAATTTCATGAATAAGCTCATCAATTAAGATGGAAGTTTGAGGGTCAAGGCCTGAATTAGGCTCGTCACAAAAAAGATACTTTGGATTAAGCACTATGGCTCGTGCAATACCTACGCGCTTTTTCATGCCGCCGCTTAATTCGCTCGGAAGTAATTTATTAGACCCTTTAAGATTGACACGATCCAGGCAAAAATTCACCCGTTTCAGCTTTTCTCTGGTTGTTTGGTTGGTGAACATATTGAGCGGAAACAATATATTCTGT from Chitinophagales bacterium carries:
- a CDS encoding ATP-binding cassette domain-containing protein — protein: MIEIQDVRKSFGDREVLKGISGNFEPGKTSLVIGASGSGKTVLMKCMVGLMNPSGGSILYDNYIDLASADESARKAIRTQIGMLFQGSALFDSMTVEQNILFPLNMFTNQTTREKLKRVNFCLDRVNLKGSNKLLPSELSGGMKKRVGIARAIVLNPKYLFCDEPNSGLDPQTSILIDELIHEITVEYTITTVVNTHDMNSVMGIGDYILFLYRGIKCWEGNRYEVFHSTNQEFNDFVFASKFLREMREIENKA
- the sucD gene encoding succinate--CoA ligase subunit alpha gives rise to the protein MSILVDKDSRVIVQGFTGQEGTFHASQMIEYGTTVVGGVTPGKGGQSHLERPVFNTVEDAVMKAGANVSIIFVPPAFAADAIMEAADAGIQVIVCITEGIPIQDMVKAKEYLNGKNCRLIGPNCPGVITPNEAKVGIMPGFVFKPGNIGIVSKSGTLTYEAADQVCKTGLGISTAIGIGGDPIIGTTTREAVEMFMNDPQTDGIVMIGEIGGGMEAEAARWIKVNGTKPIVGFIAGQTAPPGRRMGHAGAIIGGADDTAAAKIQILKECGVTVAESPAVIGEMMMKAIRK